Proteins encoded by one window of Streptacidiphilus sp. PB12-B1b:
- a CDS encoding type IIA DNA topoisomerase subunit B — translation MLPAEDHSDYTAKHLLVLEGMEAVRKRPGMYIGSTDSRGLTHCLWEIIDNAVDEALARACHRIEVVLGADASFEVRDNGRGIPVDIEPKSGLSGVEIAYTKLHAGGKFGGGSYAASGGLHGVGASVVNALSARLDVEVDRHGATHAISFRRGIAGTFDGDGPDAPFRAAAGMTTGGRVPKHRTGTRIRYWADRQIFLKDARLSLENLHARARQTAFLVPGLTIVVRDERGVDGAAADEQTFRFDGGIAEFCDYLAPDKAVCDTLRLSGTGSFKETVPVLDELGHMTPTEVTRELGVDIALRWGTGYDTTLRSFVNIIATPKGGTHVSGFERSLTKTLGEALRTAKLLRVAEDDITKDDATEGLTAVVTVRLAEPQFEGQTKEVLGTSAATRIVSAVVARELKAFLTSTKRDDKAQARAVMDKVVAAARTRVAARQHKEAQRRKTALETSSLPAKLADCRSDDVDRSELFIVEGDSALGTAKVARNSEFQALLPIRGKILNVQKASVSDMLKNAECAAIIQVIGAGSGCTFDIDQARYGRIVLLADADVDGAHIRILLLTLFQRYMRPMVEAGRVFSAVPPLHRIELTNPRKGQEKYLYTYSDSELRNTLLELQRKGQRWKEPVQRYKGLGEMDADQLAETTLDPRHRTLRRINMGDLEAAERVFDLLMGNDVAPRKEFIVDSAALLDRSRIDI, via the coding sequence ATGCTTCCGGCGGAGGACCACTCGGACTACACCGCGAAACATCTCCTTGTCCTTGAAGGCATGGAGGCGGTCCGCAAGCGCCCCGGCATGTACATCGGCTCCACCGACAGCCGGGGCCTGACGCACTGCCTGTGGGAGATCATCGACAACGCCGTGGACGAGGCCCTGGCCCGCGCCTGCCACCGGATCGAAGTCGTCCTCGGCGCGGACGCCTCCTTCGAGGTCCGTGACAACGGCCGCGGCATCCCGGTGGACATCGAGCCCAAGTCCGGGCTGTCCGGCGTTGAGATCGCCTACACCAAGCTGCACGCGGGCGGAAAGTTCGGCGGTGGCTCCTACGCCGCCTCCGGCGGTCTGCACGGCGTCGGCGCTTCCGTGGTCAACGCCCTGTCCGCCCGCCTCGACGTGGAGGTCGACCGGCACGGTGCCACCCACGCCATCAGCTTTCGCCGCGGCATCGCCGGAACCTTCGACGGCGACGGGCCCGATGCTCCGTTCCGGGCTGCCGCCGGCATGACCACCGGGGGAAGGGTGCCCAAGCACAGGACCGGTACCCGCATCCGCTACTGGGCGGACCGGCAGATCTTCCTGAAGGACGCCCGGCTCTCGCTGGAGAACCTGCACGCGCGGGCCCGGCAGACGGCGTTCCTGGTGCCGGGGCTGACCATCGTGGTCCGTGACGAGCGCGGCGTCGACGGCGCCGCCGCCGACGAGCAGACCTTCCGCTTCGACGGCGGCATCGCCGAGTTCTGCGACTACCTCGCGCCCGACAAGGCCGTCTGCGACACCCTGCGGCTGTCGGGCACCGGCAGCTTCAAGGAGACCGTGCCGGTCCTGGACGAGCTCGGCCACATGACCCCGACCGAGGTCACCCGGGAACTCGGGGTCGACATCGCGCTGCGCTGGGGCACCGGCTACGACACCACCCTGCGCTCCTTCGTCAACATCATCGCCACCCCCAAAGGCGGCACCCACGTCTCCGGCTTCGAGCGCTCGCTGACCAAGACCCTCGGCGAGGCGCTGCGCACCGCCAAACTGCTGCGCGTCGCCGAGGACGACATCACCAAGGACGACGCCACCGAGGGCCTGACCGCCGTGGTCACCGTCCGCCTGGCCGAGCCGCAGTTCGAAGGCCAGACCAAGGAGGTCCTGGGCACCTCCGCCGCCACCAGGATCGTCTCGGCCGTCGTCGCCCGCGAGCTCAAGGCCTTCCTCACCTCGACCAAGCGCGACGACAAGGCCCAGGCCCGCGCGGTCATGGACAAGGTCGTCGCCGCCGCCCGCACCCGGGTCGCCGCCCGCCAGCACAAGGAGGCCCAGCGCCGCAAGACCGCGCTGGAGACCAGCTCGCTGCCGGCCAAGCTCGCCGACTGCCGCAGCGACGACGTCGACCGCAGCGAACTGTTCATCGTCGAGGGCGACTCGGCCCTGGGCACCGCCAAAGTCGCCCGCAACTCCGAGTTCCAGGCGCTGCTGCCGATCCGCGGCAAGATCCTCAACGTCCAGAAGGCCTCCGTCTCGGACATGCTGAAGAACGCCGAGTGCGCCGCGATCATCCAGGTCATAGGAGCCGGCTCGGGCTGCACCTTCGACATCGACCAGGCCCGCTACGGCCGCATCGTGCTGCTGGCCGACGCCGACGTCGACGGCGCGCACATCCGGATCCTGCTGCTCACCCTGTTCCAGCGCTACATGCGGCCCATGGTCGAGGCCGGTCGGGTGTTCTCGGCCGTGCCGCCACTGCACCGGATCGAGCTCACCAACCCCCGCAAGGGCCAGGAGAAGTACCTCTACACCTACTCGGACAGCGAACTGCGCAACACGCTGCTGGAACTCCAGCGCAAGGGCCAGCGCTGGAAGGAGCCGGTGCAGCGCTACAAGGGCCTGGGCGAGATGGACGCCGACCAGCTCGCGGAGACCACCCTGGACCCCCGGCACCGCACCCTGCGCCGGATCAACATGGGCGACCTGGAGGCTGCCGAGCGCGTCTTCGACCTGCTGATGGGCAACGACGTGGCACCCCGCAAGGAGTTCATCGTCGACTCCGCCGCCCTGCTGGACCGCTCCCGCATCGACATCTGA
- a CDS encoding zinc-binding dehydrogenase: MLELGAAEVLPDAGKATGSYDVVLESDGGDSLPAALARLAPKGLLIWFGQASRPRSPSTSSTSSPRAFGGSIKHLDYTRSDRSYGQDLAVLVHLVETGRLHPEVGLRQNWSRTAEAIPALRARRIRARRPRGNAILQLP, translated from the coding sequence CTGCTGGAGCTGGGCGCGGCCGAGGTCCTGCCGGACGCCGGGAAGGCCACCGGCAGCTACGACGTGGTCCTGGAATCCGACGGAGGCGACTCTCTGCCCGCCGCCCTGGCCCGGCTCGCCCCAAAGGGCCTGCTGATCTGGTTCGGCCAGGCCAGCCGGCCCCGGTCACCCTCGACTTCTTCGACTTCTTCGCCGCGGGCGTTTGGCGGCTCGATCAAGCACTTGGACTACACCCGCAGCGACCGCAGCTACGGCCAGGACCTCGCTGTCCTGGTCCACCTGGTCGAGACCGGCCGGCTGCACCCGGAGGTCGGCCTGCGCCAGAACTGGTCCCGCACCGCCGAAGCGATCCCCGCCCTCCGCGCCCGCCGCATCCGCGCCCGCCGCCCCCGCGGCAACGCCATCCTCCAGCTCCCCTGA
- a CDS encoding LysR family transcriptional regulator, producing the protein MSELRRLRYFLAVAEERNFTRAAERLHIAQPALSRQVRELERELGVELLSRTTHQVVPTEAGRMLMERGPGLLEAAESLWRGVRGFADGRLGSITLGYGMSAGYETAPQLLLAMSEEAPGIEVSARVMVFADIVDGVAAGTLDVGLVRCAPPQQELVLTLLRLERQGVIISRDHPLARGESFDPADLDGLKLLLHARDHNPGHYDQILDICARAGSKPEVLVRGLDFDAAYTPVASGAAVTVVGETGRVGLPAGLVWLPLEPAEAVEIHLITHGQNRSPAIERLVKVAVETSRQHGWVQP; encoded by the coding sequence ATGTCCGAGCTGCGTCGCCTGCGTTACTTCCTTGCTGTCGCCGAGGAGCGGAACTTCACCCGTGCCGCCGAGCGGCTGCACATAGCCCAGCCCGCCCTCAGCCGCCAGGTACGCGAGCTGGAGCGGGAGTTGGGCGTCGAGCTGCTCAGCCGGACCACGCACCAGGTGGTCCCCACCGAGGCCGGGCGGATGCTGATGGAGCGGGGCCCGGGGCTGCTGGAGGCCGCCGAGAGCCTGTGGCGCGGGGTCCGGGGCTTCGCCGACGGGCGGCTCGGCAGCATCACCCTCGGGTACGGGATGAGCGCCGGCTACGAGACCGCGCCGCAGCTGCTGCTGGCCATGAGCGAGGAGGCCCCGGGGATCGAGGTGTCGGCCCGGGTGATGGTCTTCGCCGACATCGTCGACGGCGTCGCCGCCGGGACGCTGGACGTCGGACTGGTGCGCTGCGCGCCGCCGCAGCAGGAACTGGTGCTGACCCTGCTGCGGCTGGAGCGCCAGGGCGTGATCATCAGCCGGGACCATCCGCTGGCCCGCGGCGAGTCCTTCGACCCGGCCGATCTGGACGGGCTGAAGCTGCTGCTGCACGCCCGCGACCACAACCCGGGCCACTACGACCAGATCCTGGACATCTGCGCCCGCGCCGGTTCCAAGCCCGAGGTGCTGGTGCGCGGCCTGGACTTCGACGCCGCGTACACGCCGGTGGCGTCCGGCGCGGCGGTGACGGTCGTCGGCGAGACCGGCCGGGTCGGCCTCCCGGCCGGGCTGGTGTGGCTGCCGCTGGAGCCCGCCGAGGCGGTGGAGATCCACCTGATCACTCACGGCCAGAACCGCTCCCCGGCGATCGAGCGGCTGGTCAAGGTGGCCGTGGAGACCTCGCGGCAGCATGGCTGGGTGCAGCCCTGA
- a CDS encoding metallophosphoesterase: protein MRPLYAVPLGIAATGAACVAYAAGVEVRSFRLRRVTVPVLPSGTRPLRVLQLSDIHMVNGQRKKQQWLRDLAGLKPDFVVNTGDNLSDPEAVPQTLDALGPLLDYPGVYVFGSNDYYGPVPKSPTRYLGAMLTGDHGLNRSDGSARRGTFGAVHNPWTDLRDGFDSAGWVDLTNTRGRLKVEGLELEFTGLDDPHIRRDRYSEVEGGPSEDADVSIGVVHAPYLRALDAFTADRYPLILAGHTHGGQLCIPFYGALVTNCDLDRKRVKGLSRHSAGGHRAYLHVSAGCGTNRYTPVRFACPPEATLLTLTPRA, encoded by the coding sequence ATGCGACCCCTTTACGCCGTACCCCTGGGAATCGCCGCGACCGGCGCGGCCTGCGTGGCCTACGCCGCCGGAGTCGAGGTGCGTTCGTTCCGGCTGCGCCGGGTGACCGTGCCCGTCCTGCCGAGCGGGACGCGACCGCTGCGGGTGCTTCAGCTGTCGGACATTCATATGGTCAACGGGCAGCGGAAGAAGCAGCAGTGGCTGCGGGACCTGGCCGGGCTCAAGCCGGACTTCGTCGTCAACACCGGCGACAACCTGTCCGACCCGGAGGCGGTCCCGCAGACCCTGGACGCCCTCGGCCCGCTGCTCGACTACCCCGGCGTGTACGTCTTCGGGTCCAACGACTACTACGGGCCGGTCCCGAAGAGCCCCACCCGCTACCTCGGGGCCATGCTCACCGGCGACCACGGCCTGAACCGCTCCGACGGCTCGGCCCGGCGCGGCACCTTCGGCGCCGTCCACAACCCGTGGACCGACCTGCGGGACGGCTTCGACAGCGCGGGCTGGGTGGACCTCACCAACACCCGCGGGCGGCTCAAGGTCGAGGGCCTGGAGCTGGAGTTCACCGGCCTGGACGACCCGCACATCCGCCGCGACCGCTACAGCGAGGTCGAGGGCGGCCCTTCCGAGGACGCCGACGTGTCCATCGGCGTCGTCCACGCCCCCTACCTGCGGGCCCTGGACGCCTTCACCGCCGACCGCTACCCGCTGATCCTGGCCGGCCACACCCACGGCGGACAGCTGTGCATCCCCTTCTACGGGGCCCTGGTCACCAACTGCGACCTGGACCGCAAGCGGGTCAAGGGGCTGTCCCGGCACTCGGCCGGGGGCCACCGCGCCTACCTGCACGTATCGGCGGGCTGCGGCACCAACCGCTACACCCCGGTCCGCTTCGCCTGCCCGCCCGAGGCAACCCTGCTGACCCTCACCCCGCGCGCCTGA
- a CDS encoding GatB/YqeY domain-containing protein, whose protein sequence is MTTTLKKQLQEDLTASIRARDELRSGTIRLTLSAITNEEVAGKVARELSDEEVLKVITREAKKRREAAEAFEAGGRTESAARERAEGEILAAYLPKQLSDEELTAIVAGAVAEARAGGAEGPRAMGAVMKLVNPKVAGLAEGGRVAAAVKQALAG, encoded by the coding sequence ATGACCACGACGCTCAAGAAGCAGCTGCAGGAGGACCTGACCGCCTCGATCCGGGCCAGGGACGAGCTGCGTTCCGGCACGATCCGGCTCACCCTGTCCGCCATCACCAACGAGGAGGTGGCCGGGAAGGTGGCCCGCGAGCTCTCCGACGAGGAGGTGCTCAAGGTGATCACCCGCGAAGCGAAGAAGCGCCGCGAGGCCGCCGAGGCGTTCGAGGCCGGCGGCCGGACGGAGTCGGCGGCGCGGGAGCGGGCCGAGGGCGAGATCCTGGCGGCCTACCTGCCCAAGCAGCTCTCGGACGAGGAGCTGACGGCGATCGTCGCCGGAGCCGTGGCGGAGGCCCGGGCGGGCGGGGCCGAGGGACCGCGGGCGATGGGCGCGGTGATGAAGCTGGTGAACCCGAAGGTGGCCGGGCTGGCCGAGGGCGGCCGGGTTGCCGCCGCGGTCAAGCAGGCTTTGGCGGGCTGA
- a CDS encoding transglycosylase domain-containing protein has translation MAVKRSGSPLNKVGLGVRLLGASVLAGALVAGLGLPAVGAVGLGAKAAVKDFNTIPDNLKIPTLSQASTIYDADGGVIAKVFSEDRTSVPLSKIAPIMQNALIDIEDHRFYQHGAIDLEGTLRALLKNSSSGDVSQGGSTLTQQYVKNVFINNAGDANSAGFAEATRQTTGRKIQELRYAIKLEETLSKQQILDDYLNITYFGEGAYGIEAAAELYFSVHASQLSIPQAAMLAGLEQSPSAYDPTVNPQAATQRRNTVLAAMATYGTITQAQAAKAEAAPLGLKVTWPKTGCITAQKGEGFFCNYVKNIVLQDPAFGATSDAREALWNAGGLQIHTTLNPKDQAAEEKAVSDHAYPSDAAAAATSMVQPGTGDILAMAQSRPYGTGKNETEINYNVNALYGGAQGFQTGSVFKAITAATALSQGIPLSYEINSVVSGDYPEMTDCSGHVMPEQPGMENDDDTKYGNINMVKAMADSVNTYFVPLEQQVGLCNVVHMAQSFGLGYQGTLNKSGTGLLPISQTQTLTLGVNSLTPLQIANAYAAFAADGMYCNATAITRVTNAAGKNLPVPSPDCHQAVTPSVAEGVNTLLASVVSDEGTGATVGIPWSDAGKTGTTNSENQAWFAGYTKQISDATVMTNPNYPTSYSLDHTTIGGVYYDTAYGYLTSGPIWKQAMMAAMSGLPDITLDFAPSPGGGGSQSSTTGGTTGGTTTSTGGNGNNTGGNGNTGGNTGGNSNGNNGGTNGTTTGFTGGGGAGGTNGGTVGAAGGTGGGGRNGGAGGAPGGLTGLIGGAQGATGH, from the coding sequence ATGGCAGTGAAGCGCTCTGGTTCTCCCCTCAACAAGGTCGGTCTCGGTGTACGCCTCCTCGGCGCCAGTGTGCTGGCCGGCGCACTCGTCGCCGGTCTTGGCCTCCCCGCGGTCGGCGCGGTCGGACTGGGGGCCAAGGCGGCTGTCAAGGACTTCAACACCATCCCGGACAACCTCAAGATCCCGACCCTGTCCCAGGCGTCGACAATCTACGACGCCGACGGCGGCGTGATCGCCAAGGTGTTCTCCGAGGACCGCACCTCCGTGCCGCTCAGCAAGATCGCCCCGATCATGCAGAACGCGCTGATCGACATCGAGGACCACCGCTTCTACCAGCACGGCGCCATCGACCTCGAGGGCACGCTGCGCGCCCTGCTGAAGAACTCCAGCTCCGGCGACGTCAGCCAGGGCGGCTCGACGCTGACCCAGCAGTACGTCAAGAACGTCTTCATCAACAACGCCGGCGACGCCAACTCCGCCGGCTTCGCCGAGGCCACCCGGCAGACCACCGGCCGCAAGATCCAGGAACTGCGCTACGCCATCAAGCTGGAGGAGACCCTCTCCAAGCAGCAGATCCTCGACGACTACCTCAACATCACCTATTTCGGTGAAGGCGCGTACGGCATCGAGGCGGCCGCGGAGCTGTACTTCAGCGTCCACGCCAGCCAGCTCAGCATCCCGCAGGCGGCCATGCTGGCCGGCCTGGAGCAGTCCCCCTCGGCCTACGACCCGACGGTGAACCCCCAGGCTGCCACCCAGCGCCGCAACACCGTGCTCGCCGCCATGGCCACCTACGGCACCATCACCCAGGCCCAGGCCGCCAAGGCCGAGGCCGCCCCGCTGGGCCTCAAGGTCACCTGGCCGAAGACCGGCTGCATCACCGCCCAGAAGGGCGAGGGCTTCTTCTGCAACTACGTGAAGAACATCGTCCTGCAGGACCCGGCCTTCGGCGCCACCTCCGACGCCCGCGAGGCCCTGTGGAACGCCGGCGGCCTGCAGATCCACACCACGCTCAACCCGAAGGACCAGGCAGCCGAGGAGAAGGCGGTCTCCGACCACGCCTACCCGAGCGACGCCGCGGCCGCCGCGACCAGCATGGTCCAGCCCGGCACCGGCGACATCCTGGCCATGGCCCAGAGCCGTCCGTACGGCACCGGGAAGAACGAGACCGAGATCAACTACAACGTCAACGCGTTGTACGGCGGCGCCCAGGGCTTCCAGACCGGCTCGGTCTTCAAGGCCATCACCGCCGCCACCGCCCTCTCCCAGGGCATCCCGCTGAGCTACGAGATCAACTCGGTCGTCTCCGGCGACTACCCGGAGATGACCGACTGCAGCGGACACGTCATGCCCGAGCAGCCCGGCATGGAGAACGACGACGACACCAAGTACGGCAACATCAACATGGTCAAGGCCATGGCCGACTCGGTGAACACCTACTTCGTCCCGCTGGAGCAGCAGGTCGGCCTGTGCAACGTGGTGCACATGGCGCAGTCCTTCGGCCTCGGCTACCAGGGCACGCTGAACAAGTCGGGCACCGGGCTGCTCCCGATCTCGCAGACGCAGACGCTCACCCTCGGCGTCAACAGCCTCACCCCGCTGCAGATCGCCAACGCCTACGCAGCCTTCGCCGCCGACGGCATGTACTGCAACGCCACCGCGATCACCCGGGTCACCAACGCCGCCGGCAAGAACCTGCCGGTGCCGTCCCCCGACTGCCACCAGGCGGTCACACCGTCCGTCGCCGAGGGCGTGAACACGCTGCTCGCCTCGGTCGTCTCGGACGAGGGCACCGGCGCCACCGTCGGCATCCCGTGGTCCGACGCCGGTAAGACCGGTACCACCAACAGCGAGAACCAGGCCTGGTTCGCCGGTTACACCAAGCAGATCTCCGACGCCACGGTAATGACCAACCCGAACTACCCGACCAGCTACTCGCTCGACCACACCACCATCGGCGGCGTCTACTACGACACCGCTTACGGCTACCTCACCTCCGGGCCGATCTGGAAGCAGGCGATGATGGCGGCCATGTCCGGCCTGCCGGACATCACCCTGGACTTCGCCCCCTCCCCGGGCGGCGGCGGCTCGCAGTCGTCCACCACGGGCGGCACCACCGGCGGCACCACCACCTCCACCGGCGGGAACGGCAACAACACCGGGGGCAACGGCAACACCGGCGGGAACACCGGCGGCAACAGCAACGGCAACAACGGTGGCACCAACGGCACGACCACCGGCTTCACCGGCGGCGGTGGTGCCGGGGGCACCAACGGCGGCACGGTGGGTGCGGCAGGCGGCACCGGCGGCGGTGGCAGGAACGGCGGCGCGGGCGGCGCCCCCGGCGGCCTGACCGGCCTCATCGGCGGCGCCCAGGGCGCCACCGGCCACTGA
- a CDS encoding WhiB family transcriptional regulator — protein MSWVDDWSAQAACRTSDPDELFVQGAAQNRAKAVCTGCPVRTECLADALDNRVEFGVWGGMTERERRALLRRRPTVISWRRLLETARSEYEQTYSIGDPDYAEAG, from the coding sequence ATGAGCTGGGTTGACGACTGGAGTGCGCAGGCGGCCTGCCGCACCAGCGATCCGGATGAACTGTTCGTACAGGGGGCGGCCCAGAACCGCGCCAAGGCGGTGTGCACGGGATGCCCGGTGCGCACCGAGTGCCTGGCAGACGCCCTCGACAATCGTGTCGAGTTCGGCGTCTGGGGGGGCATGACGGAGCGCGAGCGCAGGGCTCTGCTGCGCCGCCGCCCGACGGTGATCTCGTGGCGTCGCCTGCTGGAGACCGCTCGTAGTGAGTACGAGCAGACCTACTCCATCGGCGACCCCGACTACGCAGAGGCGGGCTGA
- a CDS encoding ArsA family ATPase, protein MSTSNTPKKAGPAAKPERHDPLAGRRLDVDALIDDPQTAIVVCCGSGGVGKTTTAAALGLRAAERGRKVVVLTIDPARRLAQSMGLTELDNTPRVVKGVNGPGELQAMMLDMKRTFDEVVLAHADPERARQIMDNAFYQSLSSGFAGTQEYMAMEKLGQLQAEGAWDLIVVDTPPSRSALDFLDAPNRLGSFLDGRLIRILMAPAKVGGRSAMKFLNVGMNMFTGILGKVLGANVLQDVSTFVTAMDSMFGGFRERADRTYRLLQAPGTAFLVVAAPERDALREAAYFVDRLETDRMPLAGLVLNRVHSTGAPQLTAERALAAAETLESPDQPDQEEATATAPETEVLAAGLLRLHAELVQRITRERRMRDRFVSVYPDVPVVEVPALAGDVHDLEGLREIGERLNHHG, encoded by the coding sequence ATGAGCACCTCGAACACACCCAAGAAGGCAGGCCCGGCGGCCAAGCCGGAGCGGCACGACCCGCTGGCCGGGCGGCGGCTGGACGTCGACGCGCTGATCGACGACCCGCAGACCGCGATCGTGGTCTGCTGCGGCTCGGGCGGCGTCGGCAAGACCACCACCGCCGCCGCGCTCGGGCTGCGCGCCGCCGAGCGCGGCCGCAAGGTCGTGGTGCTCACCATCGACCCGGCCCGGCGGCTGGCCCAGTCCATGGGCCTGACCGAGCTCGACAACACCCCGCGGGTGGTCAAGGGCGTCAACGGCCCGGGCGAGCTGCAAGCCATGATGCTGGACATGAAGCGGACCTTCGACGAGGTCGTGCTGGCGCACGCCGACCCGGAACGGGCCCGGCAGATCATGGACAACGCGTTCTACCAGTCGCTCTCCTCCGGCTTCGCGGGCACCCAGGAGTACATGGCGATGGAGAAGCTGGGCCAGCTCCAGGCCGAGGGCGCCTGGGACCTGATCGTGGTGGACACCCCGCCCAGCCGCTCCGCGCTGGACTTCCTGGACGCCCCCAACCGGCTCGGCTCGTTCCTGGACGGGCGGCTGATCCGGATACTGATGGCCCCCGCCAAGGTCGGCGGCCGCAGCGCGATGAAGTTCCTCAACGTCGGGATGAACATGTTCACCGGCATCCTGGGGAAGGTCCTCGGCGCCAACGTGCTCCAGGACGTCTCGACCTTCGTCACCGCCATGGACTCCATGTTCGGCGGCTTCCGCGAGCGCGCCGACCGCACCTACCGGCTGCTGCAGGCGCCGGGCACGGCGTTCCTGGTGGTCGCCGCCCCGGAACGGGACGCGCTGCGCGAGGCGGCGTACTTCGTCGACCGGCTGGAGACGGACCGGATGCCGCTGGCGGGGCTGGTCCTGAACCGGGTGCACAGCACGGGCGCGCCGCAGCTCACCGCCGAGCGGGCGCTGGCGGCGGCGGAGACCCTGGAGAGCCCGGACCAGCCGGACCAGGAGGAGGCGACCGCGACCGCGCCGGAGACCGAGGTGCTGGCCGCCGGACTGCTGCGGCTGCACGCCGAACTGGTGCAGCGGATCACCAGGGAGCGGCGGATGCGGGACCGCTTCGTCTCGGTCTACCCGGACGTGCCGGTGGTGGAGGTGCCGGCACTGGCAGGGGACGTCCACGACCTGGAGGGGCTGCGGGAGATCGGCGAACGCCTCAACCATCACGGCTGA
- a CDS encoding ArsA-related P-loop ATPase: protein MPDWEGARLHVVSGKGGTGKTTVAAALAMALAAEGRRTLLVEVEERQGIAELFGLAALPYEERKIAGVAPGALGALGARGARQEGEVFALAIDIEQALLEYLEMFYKLGRAGKALRKVGFIDFATTIAPGLRDVLLTGKACEAVRRKGPDGRRLYDAVVMDAPPTGRVSRFLNINTEVAGLARFGPIFTQSQAVMRVIRSPETVVHLVTLLEEMPVQETVDGVADLRAAGLPVGGVFVNMVRPPVLDEAAVLAAEGDHTEELALALADAGVGARPGRGGTRRAVPAATRKLVEPLLAQGREHAARVVLERDQRADVQALKLPTYELPLLNGGVDLGGLYRLAAALKEQGAA from the coding sequence ATGCCGGACTGGGAGGGAGCGCGGCTGCACGTCGTCAGCGGCAAGGGCGGCACCGGCAAGACGACCGTGGCCGCCGCGCTGGCCATGGCCCTGGCCGCCGAGGGGCGGCGCACGCTGCTGGTCGAGGTCGAGGAGCGGCAGGGCATCGCCGAGCTGTTCGGCCTGGCCGCGCTGCCCTACGAGGAGCGCAAGATCGCCGGGGTCGCCCCCGGCGCGCTCGGAGCCCTGGGGGCGCGCGGCGCCCGGCAGGAGGGGGAGGTCTTTGCCCTCGCCATCGACATCGAACAGGCCCTGCTGGAGTACCTGGAGATGTTCTACAAGCTCGGCCGCGCCGGAAAGGCCCTGCGCAAGGTCGGCTTCATCGACTTCGCCACCACCATCGCGCCCGGCCTGCGGGACGTCCTACTGACCGGCAAGGCGTGCGAGGCCGTCCGCCGCAAGGGCCCGGACGGACGCCGGCTCTACGACGCGGTGGTCATGGACGCGCCGCCGACCGGGCGGGTCAGCCGCTTCCTCAACATCAACACCGAGGTGGCCGGGCTGGCCAGGTTCGGGCCGATCTTCACCCAGTCGCAGGCGGTCATGCGGGTGATCCGCTCCCCGGAGACCGTGGTGCACCTGGTCACGCTGCTGGAGGAGATGCCGGTGCAGGAGACCGTCGACGGCGTCGCGGACCTGCGCGCCGCCGGGCTGCCCGTGGGCGGCGTCTTCGTCAACATGGTCCGCCCGCCGGTCCTGGACGAGGCCGCCGTCCTCGCCGCCGAGGGCGACCACACCGAGGAGCTGGCCCTGGCCCTGGCGGACGCCGGGGTCGGCGCCCGGCCGGGGCGCGGCGGAACCCGCCGGGCCGTCCCGGCCGCCACCCGGAAGCTGGTCGAACCCCTGCTGGCGCAGGGGCGCGAACACGCGGCGCGGGTGGTGCTGGAACGCGACCAGCGGGCCGACGTCCAGGCGCTGAAGCTGCCGACGTACGAGCTGCCGCTGCTCAACGGCGGTGTGGACCTGGGCGGTCTGTACCGGCTGGCGGCGGCGCTGAAGGAACAGGGGGCGGCATGA
- a CDS encoding DUF4177 domain-containing protein, producing MTKWEYVTVPLLVHATKQILDTWGEDGWELVQVVPGPNNPEQLVAYLKREKS from the coding sequence ATGACCAAGTGGGAATACGTGACCGTGCCGTTGCTGGTCCACGCGACCAAGCAGATTCTGGACACCTGGGGCGAGGACGGCTGGGAGCTCGTCCAGGTCGTCCCCGGGCCGAACAACCCGGAGCAGCTCGTCGCCTATCTGAAGCGGGAGAAGTCCTGA
- a CDS encoding RidA family protein gives MGKVESKLAELGLRLPEVVPPLASYVPAVPSGEYVFTSGQLPMVDGKLGLTGKVGAEVTAEEAKAQARICALNALAAVKSVIGDLDRIERVVKVVGFVASAPDFTGQPGVVNGASELLGEVLGDAGVHARSAVGVAVLPLDAPVEVELQVRVSAA, from the coding sequence ATGGGCAAGGTCGAGAGCAAGCTGGCCGAGCTGGGGCTGCGGCTGCCCGAGGTCGTGCCGCCGCTGGCCTCGTACGTCCCGGCCGTGCCCTCGGGCGAGTACGTCTTCACCTCCGGCCAGCTGCCGATGGTGGACGGCAAGCTGGGCCTGACCGGCAAGGTCGGCGCCGAGGTCACCGCCGAGGAGGCCAAGGCCCAGGCGCGGATCTGCGCGCTGAACGCCCTGGCTGCGGTGAAGTCCGTGATCGGCGACCTGGACCGGATCGAGCGGGTGGTCAAGGTCGTCGGCTTCGTCGCCTCCGCGCCCGACTTCACCGGCCAGCCGGGCGTCGTCAACGGGGCCAGCGAGCTGCTGGGCGAGGTCCTCGGCGACGCGGGCGTGCACGCGCGCAGCGCGGTCGGGGTGGCGGTGCTGCCGCTGGACGCGCCGGTCGAGGTCGAGCTCCAGGTCCGCGTCTCCGCGGCCTGA